The Rhinolophus sinicus isolate RSC01 linkage group LG13, ASM3656204v1, whole genome shotgun sequence sequence TGAAACAATAATtaggtcaggtattaaatctaggtttggtatggCTTTCAGCACAAATGACACAATTTTGTGCCtatacttttctctttaaaaattacattcctAATTGTCAGCTTTTGAGACAGCTAGGCGGGTTCACTTCAAAACCTTGTCCAAAAAAAAAGACCCTCCAAGTCAAATTTCAAATAGGGTAGATAAGGTAGGACTCAGAGATGCGGTGACAGGTGAGGAATGCaagggggtggaggagggtactgcaggcagagggaacaggtcACTGTTATAAATAACCGTGAATGTCTTGGGACACAGTAAAATTCAATGTGGAGCCAGTGCTATGATAATTATTTCCCAAGACGTTTTGATTCTGGAGGGGAGGAGATCCCTGAGGATCAGCCGGACTCTTATCCTGAAAGATAACACCGGCAGCGGGGGGAGGCTGCCCTGCTTCAGTATAAATGTAAACACTCAAGTCGACAAGGAGGTCAGTCACAAGGCCTCACTCAGGCCAACAAGGAGGGCTCCCGGCTCCCCAGTGCCTGGCGAGCTCTGGGGTTCTGGCCACGCCCATTCCGGCTAGCCCCGCCCGGTCACGCCCACGCCGGCCACGCCCTCGCTGCGATAGGCCGAGCGTTGGGGCCGGGCCGCCGAAACACCGCCCCCGGCGCGCCACGTACACCTAGGGGCGGGCCGGAAGGCGCAGGCGCAGGCTGACGCTGCTGTTTCTGGTGGAGCGCCGGCGGCCATGGAGCGGGACGGGGAGCCGCTGTCCGCGCGGCCGGCCGTGGAGGCCGAGGGGCTGCACTTCCTGCACGTCACCGGTGAGTAGCCGCGAGCCGCGCGGCAGCGGGGCCATGTTCGGTGGGTCGTCCTCCGCTGCGCGCCCGGCCCGGCCTGGGGAGGCCTTGCCCGGAGCCGGGTGTGGGCGCCTCACTCGTGTCCTGGCGGCGGGCCGAGCGGCCGCCGAGGCCCTCCCGGAGCCGCGCTTCCCTGGGCGGCGCTGTCGGGCCATTTTTGCGCGACCCTTCTACTTTGTGCCAAGCAAGCCCTTCCGGTTGCGGTTACTGGGGTCATTGCCTCCAGGCCTCGGCTCCACGCACACACACGGACTGTAGCCCACTGGTAACACCGTGTCAGCCCCCCACGGCCACCCCTTTCTGTATGTCCCCTAGGTCTGAAAGGCCTTTGCCCTCCTGAAGGGTCCGACaaccttctctccatccctcagAAGCCAGCTGCCGGTCCCTGCAGCCGCCAGACTTGTCCCCTGACTCCCCAGATGGTTGAGAAGTCCCTTCTCGGCGATCCCTGAATTGTCGCGCTTCTCGCTCGTACTTTACCTGCCTACTTAGGCCGTTTCCTCAGCTGGACCGTGAAGGTGTTGAGGGTGGGAGTCTTTGTTGAGTTTTATGGGAAAGTCAGTACTAATATCATTGTTAGTTTCTTGAAAAccgtgtttgtttttttcagtggGCTCCCTGCTGGCCACGTATGGCTGGTACATCGTCTTCAGCTGCATCCTTCTCTACGTGGCCTTTCAGAAGCTTTCCACCCGGCTGAGGGCCctgaggcagaggcagctggACCCAGCTGCGGCTACTGTGGGTTAGTACCTGAAACCCGATAAAGGCCTTACACCTACTTCTTTTAGTGTGTAAAAGTTAGTCTATTGTTAAGGTTGAGAAGCACATGATTCTAGTCTGTATGGGAGGAAAACCGTGTCATGCTTATGGAATTGATTTTGGTGAATGTGCAATAGACTTGTCTTTACTTCTAGATATTTTAATGAGATGGGAAACCTGCCTGGTGGTGTGTGGGTTGCATATCTTGTTGGAGAGTTTTCATTTATAAGGTGGATTCAAGTGGAAACTTCCCAGTTTCTCCGTATTTGTGGGTCTGTCTACTAACTCTTGAGTTACCTCTAGGAGTTTTGTGAGTGAGGAGAAACTCAGCCTTCGTTTTCCGTGTTCACTGTGTTTTGATTTTCACAACGGACTCATCAGACCTGATTTCAGTTTGCACTTGGTTGTTTCAAAAACGTACTTCCTCTGAAACAGTAGCCTTTTCATTAGTTAGAAGCTTCGGTTTCTGAGAACATGCCCCAAAGAAATGTTAAGTGCTTTGAGACTAGCAGCataattaaacaaatacaaatccCCATTCATTTGAGTCACCGTGGTTACTGAggttggggaggaaagaaaatgtcatGCAGAGAAGTAGTCTTAGTGGAAAGACTTAGAAAATTCCTTCACTCAGACATACCTCTCCCGTGAAACCCCATGGTCCTgtcattctttctgtctttgtgatTGTTGGTGGTACATCAAACAATGGACTACAAAGTACAACTGTAAATCTTGCATAAGAGGCAGGATTTCGTGAATCGAATGCCCATGGTGTTGGGTGACAGCGACAGCCATGCCCACAAGCAAAGTGCTGACAACTGCAGAGTAGATTGAGAAGATGATAGGATGGGCACATCAAAAGAGGACTTTTTATGAAGCACTGCGAAAGTAAATGTGCAGTGAAAGGTTTTGTGTTGTCCTGTTTTCGATTTTGTTGGAAAGATTAGCTTGAAAAACTACACGTGACCGATTGTATTGTAAGGGTGATCCAACAGTTACAAATGTTACTGAAATTCACAAGTCCATAAAGTAGaactatagttttgttttgtttttaaagataaagttcCAGTCATCTCTgccacttccccttcccccaccacacgCATGCGCGCACATACACCACCCCTGTGCTGTTTTGATCACGACATTTTGGCCCGTTTTATGTGGACTCAGTTAAGAGGCCTTTTCCACGACTAACTAGGTAATGGTCACCTATACTTTGGACCATCACCTATACTTTTGGTCGCCTGTCACCTATACTGATGTAAATATAAgttctgatttttccttcttcagaaaATCAGTCACACCACTGTGTAGTTGCCCCTCAGTGGTCCTTAGCACGGTGGTCTGAATAGAGGAGCAGATGGAGATCTTTCCGGTGTGTTTatataattttgctttgttttagaaACCAGCTAAGAACATACTTAAAGCTGGGGTGCTCACTTCTCTTACTGCTAGCtgaaaggatttttcttttctgtggaaACAAGGATAAAATACTTGAAGACCGTTACCTCTTTCGGGTATAATTGGCCAATGATCCGAAAACTTGATCTTTCCTtggttgttttgtagaattcTGGTCAGCCTGGAGCCCGGGTGTTGGGAGTGTCCCGATAGTGCAATGCACGCTCTGTGCCCATCAGGTCACGGGGCCTGCCCCAGACTTTCTGAATTGGAGTTGCTGAGGGAGCCCAGAAATGTGTTTTAACCAGAGGTTTCTGGTGCTGTGGGTATTTAATCAGGTCTAAGAACTGACTGTGGGACAGCCCCCTGCCCTGTAAACAGCTAAATATGTGCAGAAGGGTAGAGTTATTTGTGTAAAAACCTGTTTTTGCATTGTCTGATGTCTGTACTTTTGTATATTTCTAATAACATGGACTCTTAAGAGTTCTCAATTACGTTATACAAGGTGCTTTAGCTCAcattttttctgtcattttagaaCCTGACATTGTTGTAAAACGACAGGAGGCTTTGGCAGCTGCCCGTTTAAAAATGCAAGAAGAATTAAATGCGCAAGTTGAAAAGCATAAGGAAAAACGGAGACAGGTATGAACTGGTTTGAGTTTGAATGTGTGGTTTTAAGAAATGATAGTTAGTGGGtgaaaattgtgtgtgtgcacacatgcacacacacttggGCAGGTCCTGGGAACAACCAGGTGTGGCAGAATCATTGCCACATAGCTTAGTATTGGTCAGCGTGCTTTCCTTGTGCAATTTCTTAGTGTTTAGGGGGAAAATACTTGTAAAGGaatgtatcttttatttatgtttttgctttttggtgGTTCCCTCCCAGCAGTTTTTCACCCAGCGAAACTGTGCCCAGGTGCCATGCCACCAGACACAGAGTCAACTCCCTGGTCTGTTTCGAGCTGTGTGTCTCACACAAGCTGGCTTGGCGGTGCCACTCTTCAGTGGCCCGAAGGAGAGCCAGGGGAGGGTGGCAGTGGGCCTGGTCCGGGGGCCAGATGGAGGTCGGAAAGATGTTTTAAAGGCTCATGGATTGGTAGGGGTAATGGGGGCGGTGCGGGAAGGAAGAGCCAGGATGCTATTGGACGTGACCCGGGCGGCCAGGTGGATGGATTGTACTGCTCTTGCCCACAGTAAGCTCCCCATCCAGAGCGGACCCAGGCTGGGGGGCGGAAACACAAGTGTAGTCTCTGCTTTCTAGTTCCAGTCCAGGTGTTTCTGGGCCCCTCCTCATGCCCTCAGAAGGCAGCCTGTGCCAGCGCTGAGGCAGCAGAGGAGTTGGTCTTCCTTGGGCTCTCGCATGTGGCTCTGCTGTTTCCAGGCTTTCTACCACTTCCTAGTGGGTTTTGTTTCTGTCAGTCTCCCCAGTGTGGCTCAGGCCCACAAGGAAAGGACAGAACAAGGCCACGCCTGCTACCCACACTCGCTTGCCTTCGTCACCCTGTCTCAGCACCCTCTTTGCATGTTCAGTTGCTTGTCCATCTTGCACTGACCTAAAATGTACCAGCACATTCCTATTACTTGTTTAATCTTTCCAATTATAGGAGGTTAAACAAATTCAGGATATAAAAACCTGTACCATGAAAACTAAGTCTCTGCCCTCCTGGCTCCCCCACCTGCTGCTGCCCAAGTATTCCATCAAGCTTTTTTAggtatttttccagaaatattttatccATGTATAAACACATGCATAATTCTTTtttcatagaaatggcagcataGTACACATatatgccattttttaaaaatttaaattctttttgattacagttgacactcgatattattttatattagtttcaggtgtacagcacataGTACTTAACAAAGTGATCTGATAAGTTTCGTCCCCACCTGGCATCATACATGGTTAttgcaatgttattgactgtattccctctgctgtacttcacatctcgtgactgttttgtaactgccgatttgtacttcttaatcccttcacccttttcacccgtCCCCacaactctcctcccatctggcaaccatcagtttgttttctgttatctatgagtctgtttctggtttgttcatttattttgtgttttaggtttcacatataagtgagatgccatgctacttgtctttctctgtctgacttatctcacgtAGCATAacacactctaggtccatccatggtgtcacaaaatgtaagattcattctttttcatggccgagtcgtactccattgtatatatgtaccacctcttctttatccagtcgccTACTGAGGGGCACTTaggttgcctccatgtcttggccattgtaaataacactgcagtgaacatatgggtgcatatagctttcaaaatactgttttggatttcttcagataaatacccagaagtggaattgctgggtcataaggtagttctatttttaattttttaaggacgctccatactgttttccatagtggctgcaccagtttacaatcccaccaacagtgcacgagggctcccttttctccacatcctcgccagcacttgtttgttgatttattgatgatgccattctgacagatgtgaggtggtatcattgtggttttaatttgcatttccctgatgattagtgacgttgagcatcttttcatatgtctctttgccatttgtatgtcctctttggagaaatgtctactcaggtcctctgcccattttttaattggactgtatgctttttttggtgttgagttgtatgagttctttataagttttgaatattaaccccttatcagatgtgtcataggcaaatatcttctcccattcagtatgatGTCTTCGTTTTTTggttggtttcctttgttgtgcaaaacctttttagtgtgatgcagtcccatttgtttattttttcttttgtttcccttgcctgaggagatacatcaatgaaaatattactaagggtaattaATGTccaagagtttactgcctgtgttttcttctaggagttttatggtttcaggtcttacatttaagtttttaatccattttgagtttatttttgtatatagtgaaAGACAGtggtttagtttcattttttttgcatgtatctgtcaaatttttcccagcaccatttattaaagagactgtctttaccccattgtatattcttgtctactttgtcatagattaactgaccatataggtgtgggtttatttctgggctctattctgttcccttgatctatgtgtctgtttttattccagtaccatgctgttttgatgactatagccatgtagtatagtttgatatcaggtagcgtgatgcctccaactttgttcttctttctcaagattgctgtggctattcggggtcttttgtggttccatataaattttaggattatttgttctagttctgtgaaaaaggCCATtagcattttgatagggattgcattgaatctgtagattactttgggtagtgtggacattttaatgatgttaatttttcctatcgATGAGTACAGTAtctgcttccatttatttataatttcttcaatttatttcttcaatgtcttataattttctgagtacaggtcttttacctccttggttaaatttattcctaggtattttatgtaattttttttatgcaattgtaaatgggattgttttcttaatttttctttctcatagtttgttattggtatataagaATACAacccatttctgaatattaattttgtgttctgctactttactaaattaatttatctgtTCTAGTAGTATTTTGGTAGAATCTTtcaggttctctctatatagtaagtatcatatcatctgcaagtaacagttttacttctttctttctaattgggatgctttttatttcttgtctgattgctgtggctaggacttccaatactatgttgaataaaagtggtgaaagtgggcaaccttgttttgttcctgatcttaaggagaacacttttagcttttcaccgttgagtatgacgttagctatgggtttgtcataggtggactttattatgttcagAGATTGCCACTTTGCTCAGAGgttgtttttctaatattattattattagtttcaggtgtgcaaaacaacatagtgatcagacatttacacacctcacaaagggataacccCAGCAAGTCTCCTCCCCATGTGAcgttacaataccattaactgtATTCCTGATGTTGTACTTTACTTCCCGTGACTATatatttgctgagagtttttatcataaatagatgctggattttgtcaaatgctttttctgcatctgttgatatgatcatatgatttttatccttcattttgtttatgtggtgtctcatgttaattgatttgcggatgaaccaaccttgtatcccaggaataaatcccacttgatcatgatgtatgatctttatagtgtattgctgaattcgggttgctaatattttattgagggtttttgcatctatgttcatattataattttctttttttatactatCTTTGTCTGGTCTTAGAATCAGTGTAATGGTGGCcctgtaaaatgagcttgggagcctcccttctttttgaactttttggaatagtttgagaaggataaatgttaatttatatttgaatgtTTGTTAATGTTTacctgtgaagctatctggtccaggacttttgtttgttggga is a genomic window containing:
- the SELENOS gene encoding selenoprotein S; the protein is MERDGEPLSARPAVEAEGLHFLHVTVGSLLATYGWYIVFSCILLYVAFQKLSTRLRALRQRQLDPAAATVEPDIVVKRQEALAAARLKMQEELNAQVEKHKEKRRQLEEEKRRQKIEMWDSMQEGKSYKGNARKPQEGDSPGPSASSVTPKRKSDRKPLRGGGYNPLSGEGGGACSWRPGRRGPSAGG